CCGGAGGCGCTCGAGCGAGCGCTTGCGGATTACGACGCGTTCGTCGAGACGTTCAACGAGTACGTCGAGTCGTTCGACGGGCTGTTCGACGACGCGGCCACGTCGTTCCCGCCGGTCGCGAGCGCGGCGGAGCTGGCTGCCGAGCGTGATCGCATCCTCGAGCGGATCCGGGAGGCCGCGACCGCGATGGCCCAGGAGCTCCACCGCTACGACGGCGAGTACGGCACCTACCGGACGACCGTCTCGGGCACCCGCTGGGAGCTGAAGTGGGACGGCGACGCGGTCTCTTACCTGCGGGTCGGCGGCTCGGACGGCACCTACCTGCTCTCGCAGTACGGCCCCGCGCCGGCGCCGGAGGTCCGTCGGCTCGTCGACGACGTCGGCGCCTTCGTCGAATCCTTCAACGAGGACGTCGCCGACCTCGAGGCCGACCTCTCCCGCGTCGCCTTCGAAACGACGCCGTAGGGTGTGCCTACGACGGACGCGACGGGCTGTAAGCTCCCCGTTCCGTCCTCGTCGGTGCGAGTCCCGACGAGCCCGCGGCTTCGGCGTCGGCCCTCCGATCGCGGACCGTCGCGGTCGCGTCGCTCGAGGACCGTCGTTTCCGGAAGCACCACAGGCTGGGCGGGGTCAGACGTCGACGTACTGGTCGACCCACTCCTGGCGCCGCTGGAGTTCGCGACGCCCGTTCGGCGTCAGAGCGTAGTAGTTCGTCCGACGGTCGAGCTGGCCCTTCTCGATGAGCTCTTTCTCGACGAGCGCGTCGAGGTTCGGGTACAGCCGACCGTGGGTGACGGGCTGGTCGATGTACTCGTTGATGTCGTCGAGAATCTCCTGTCCCGACGGTCGATCCTTCCCTGCGATGACGTACAGCAGGTCGCGCTGGAAGCCGGTGAGTTCGTCCATGGGGGTTCCTCTGAGTGGGGACGTTCACCCATTCGTGGCTTTGTTATACACTGAACAGCCGCGAGACTGTAGCCGTTAAGCGACGGATACATCCACCACTCGAGCCCGCGAGGACGCTCGCCCGGCGTCGGAACGAATCGCGCACGGTCGGGGAAGACACCCGGTTCGGGGAGCTCGTCTAGTCGCGTTGCGGGGTGTTTTTGATGCGGACGATCCTACGCCGAGGTATGTCGACCGATCCGCTCGCCTGGGAGACCCTCGAGGACCGAACATCGTACTCCTGTCCGGGATTCGACGTGATCACCGAGACCGTTCGGCTTCCGGACGGGACCGAAACCGAGTTCGACTACCTCTCGGAGCCCGCGAGTGTCTGCGTCCTCCCCTTTACGCCCGATGGCGACGTCGTCTGCATCGAGGAGTGGCGCCAGGCGGTCTCGCGGGTTAGTCGCGGCGTTCCCGTCGGGAGCACCGAACCGGACGACGACGACCTTGAGACTGCGGCCCGGCGCGAGCTCGCCGAGGAAACCGGTCACGAGGCCGACCGCATCGAGCCACTCGTGACGGTCGAACCGGCAAACGGGCTCGCGGACTCGGTTATGCACTTTTTCGTCGCCGACGGCTGCCAGCCGACGGCCGAGCAGCGACTCGATCACAACGAGAGCATTCGGGTCGCTCCGACGAGCTTCGCGGAGCTCACGGAGGCTGTCCGGGAGGGCGAGATCCGCGACGGTCGAACGGTCCTGGCGCTGTCGTACTACCGCTTGTTCGAGGACGGGCAGTAGCAGTTCCAGCCTCGACAAAAAAGTGACCGACCGGTCTCTCGCGCCGTTCAGGCGATAATCGAGAGCTCCTCGTCGTCGCCGTCGTTCTCGTCGTCCACGTCGTTATCCTCCTCGGGCTCGTCGTCGATCTCCTCGTCGAGGGCCTCCTCGAGTTCGTCCATATCGAGGGTGATCGTCTCGGCGGTCGAGTCACCGACCGTGAGCACCGACGCGGAAGCCTGCGTGACGACTTCGTCCGCGGCCTCGTCGTTCTCTTCATCATCGTCGTTGGCGATTTCGTCGTCCTCGTCGTTAGCGACCCCGTCGTTCTCCTCTTCGTCGTCAGCAATGTCGTCGTCTTCTTCCTCGACGTCCTCGAGGGATTCGATGGTCATCGAGTCGAACGTGATCTCGTCGACGTCGA
This genomic window from Natronococcus occultus SP4 contains:
- a CDS encoding NUDIX hydrolase yields the protein MSTDPLAWETLEDRTSYSCPGFDVITETVRLPDGTETEFDYLSEPASVCVLPFTPDGDVVCIEEWRQAVSRVSRGVPVGSTEPDDDDLETAARRELAEETGHEADRIEPLVTVEPANGLADSVMHFFVADGCQPTAEQRLDHNESIRVAPTSFAELTEAVREGEIRDGRTVLALSYYRLFEDGQ
- a CDS encoding PadR family transcriptional regulator, with protein sequence MDELTGFQRDLLYVIAGKDRPSGQEILDDINEYIDQPVTHGRLYPNLDALVEKELIEKGQLDRRTNYYALTPNGRRELQRRQEWVDQYVDV